The nucleotide sequence GGGCGGACAACGTTCAACGTACTGTCAGGCACATTGAAACCAACCAAGTAAGCCGCTACCAACTTGCGCCGAAGCACTGGGTCGTTGTCGAAGAAGTCATGCATTAAATGGGTAAGGTGGCGTGTACCCTGGCTGTGTCCGGCCAGGATAATGGGACGGCCTTGGTTGTAATGCGCGAGGTAATAACGGAATGCTGCTTTCACGTCTTCGTAAGCCAGGTTAATAGCTTGATTGCCATTGCTAGTCTGCTCGTCGAAGAAAGAGAACAACGTAGCTTGCCGATAGCGTGGGGCATAAATGCGCGCAGTAGCGTTGAAAACGGATGCTTGTCGGCGCATGGTGCTTATATCTGTTATGTGGTTGATCTGCTTGTTGCTGATGTCGGCGTTCCAACCAGTCCGGCTTAGGTAAGTAGTTGGGTGAACAAAGAACACGTCAACGGGGGCACTGGCTTGCTCGTCGTGTAAGCCCGAATGGGTGGGTACTGCATCGGCGGCATCGGCCCGAGTAGGTAAGGCGGCCCAGCTGCTAGGTAACGCATAGTCGGGAGCAGTAGGGATCGAATAGCTAGGAAACTCGCGGCTAGGCTTGATAGCTTTAAGGCAAGACCCAAGCACTACAGGCAAGCAAATTGTTAACCAAGCAAGGCGATACGAAATAGCAGAAATCATAGAAAGCAGGCATAATTACCGCATGCGCTACCCAAGCGCACCAGTTCGCGTCCGATAAGATACAGTAAAGGTAGTGCAGCCACGTTACGTAACTGGTTGATAGCAGGCGACAACTGGAGTGCTGATCAGATTTAAAATGGAATTCTCTTACTTGCACGTAGCACCACTCCTGCAAGGCATCTGACCTTGCGAGCTTTTCTGCTTATACATAGTTGGGCGGCTCAGACGTTTAGCACCCTCAATGTTGATCAGAAGTCATCTACCTCTTCGCAGGAAACAGACAGTTGTTATGATCTTGTACTTTTTGGCTACCCTTGGAAATAGCTAACGAGCGAAACAGATATTTTTAATGTACACGCCACGAAGCATATACGCTACAGCAGCATTCCAACCTGAACCGAATGG is from Hymenobacter tibetensis and encodes:
- a CDS encoding DUF3089 domain-containing protein, producing the protein MLGSCLKAIKPSREFPSYSIPTAPDYALPSSWAALPTRADAADAVPTHSGLHDEQASAPVDVFFVHPTTYLSRTGWNADISNKQINHITDISTMRRQASVFNATARIYAPRYRQATLFSFFDEQTSNGNQAINLAYEDVKAAFRYYLAHYNQGRPIILAGHSQGTRHLTHLMHDFFDNDPVLRRKLVAAYLVGFNVPDSTLNVVRPCEDSTQTGCYVAWNTVDWGQEYAPYAHSVVTNPLTWKRDTATAIAHLNLGGTSYGFSKVDTAVVDAKAHNGLLWIHRPQSYGYPRFLLPGRPELSHSFHLVDYALFYMNIRQNAAARVHAYQKQAGH